In one window of Clupea harengus chromosome 4, Ch_v2.0.2, whole genome shotgun sequence DNA:
- the LOC105912712 gene encoding ceramide-1-phosphate transfer protein: protein MANTVEEKKFSLKEVLDTFSLCLSENKEVYIEHYVEGWRGLVRFMNSLGSVFSFISKDAVNKIEILANLLNGENGTHYITIQSMVKYELDSGLVDLTQRDKHPESGCRTLLRLHRALRWLELFLERLRTSSEDSKTSVMCSEAYNESLAQHHGWIIRKASGMAFCYLPGRPTFFEVMNVGTPEEVVAMLGEALPIISDVYNITENVYTQHELLQLP from the exons ATGGCAAATACTGTAGAAGAGAAGAAGTTCAGTCTAAAGGAAGTACTGGACACTTTTAGTTTATGCCTCTCAGAAAATAAGGAGGTATACATCGAACACTATGTGGAAGGATGGCGAGGTCTCGTGAG GTTCATGAATAGTCTGGGAAGTGTCTTTTCCTTCATCTCCAAGGATGCTGTCAACAAAATTGAAATTCTTGCAAACCTCCTCAATGGTGAGAATGGGACACACTACATCACCATCCAGTCCATGGTGAAATATGAGCTAGATAGTGGACTGGTTGACCTCACTCAACGTGACAAACACCCAGAATCTGGCTGCCGAACCCTCCTAAGGCTGCACCGTGCTCTCCGCTGGCTGGAACTCTTTTTGGAACGTCTGAGGACCAGTAGTGAGGACAGTAAGACCTCAGTGATGTGTTCAGAAGCCTACAATGAGTCCCTGGCTCAACATCATGGCTGGATCATTCGCAAGGCTTCTGGCATGGCATTCTGTTACCTTCCTGGACGGCCTACATTCTTTGAAGTGATGAATGTTGGTACACCAGAAGAAGTGGTTGCCATGTTGGGGGAAGCCCTGCCCATCATTTCTGATGTGTACAACATTACAGAGAACGTGTATACCCAGCATGAGCTTTTGCAATTGCCATAG
- the ubxn10 gene encoding UBX domain-containing protein 10, giving the protein MHVSRPKSSKGRNRNKLSHSQNADSTGFHPSPLTPRPPLRDRCMRSRGFLVKQSSLRSTNEIPELVEAISAPMLTLNKYRVLPSIEKKSEREQSLMGMEEKTSKLSLSDNLLLQSRLLQREQHLSSIQTCATSKSNSEMGAVSEVLCRPGSPLAYLESPEYPTVEMPLHNQGSLVLAIRTPCGSRIEHHFNPDNTLRSVIAAAEARQGRRYRRSRVETMDMPRRTFTDLNMTLAQCGILNRSVLCISHEDLGDN; this is encoded by the coding sequence ATGCATGTTTCAAGGCCAAAGTCCTCTAAAGGTCGCAACAGAAACAAACTGTCTCATTCCCAAAATGCAGACTCTACAGGCTTCCATCCCTCACCTCTGACCCCGCGACCCCCCTTGCGTGATCGCTGTATGCGTTCACGGGGCTTCCTTGTCAAGCAGAGCAGCCTGAGGAGCACCAATGAGATCCCAGAGTTGGTGGAGGCCATATCAGCCCCGATGCTGACCCTTAACAAATACAGGGTCCTGCCCTCCATTGAGAAAAAGTCAGAACGGGAGCAGAGCCTAATGGGCATGGAGGAGAAGACCTCCAAGCTCAGTCTGTCGGACAacctcctgctccagtcgcGGCTCCTTCAGCGAGAACAGCACCTCTCCTCCATCCAGACGTGTGCCACGTCCAAGAGCAACTCTGAGATGGGCGCGGTGTCTGAGGTCCTGTGTAGGCCAGGCTCACCTTTAGCCTACCTCGAGTCACCTGAATACCCAACAGTAGAGATGCCCCTCCACAATCAGGGCAGCTTAGTGCTAGCCATCCGGACTCCATGCGGGAGCAGGATCGAGCATCATTTCAACCCCGACAACACCCTGCGATCTGTCATTGCTGCCGCAGAGGCCAGACAAGGGAGACGGTACAGACGCAGCCGAGTTGAAACTATGGACATGCCCCGTAGAACGTTCACAGATCTTAACATGACTCTAGCTCAGTGTGGCATTCTCAACAGGTCGGTGCTATGCATTTCACATGAGGATTTGGGGGATAATTGa
- the ddx19a gene encoding ATP-dependent RNA helicase DDX19A isoform X2 — protein MATDSWALAVDEQEAAAESIGSLQIKEKRESVNGTVKPGEDGDKADEEEKEDRAAQSLLNKLIRSNLVNTTNQVEVLQRDPNSPLYSVKSFEELRLKPQLLQGVYAMGFNRPSKIQENALPMMLAEPPQNLIAQSQSGTGKTAAFVLAMLSHVDPANKWTQCLCVSPTYELALQTGKVIEQMGQFYPEVKLAYAIRGNKIERGQKIQDQIVIGTPGTVLDWCLKLKFIDPKKIKVFVLDEADVMIATQGHQDQSIRIQRMLPKDCQMLLFSATFEESVWKFAERIVPDPNIIKLKREEETLDTIKQYYVVCSNKEEKFSALCNIYGAITIAQAMIFCHTRKTASWLSGELSKEGHQVALLSGEMTVEQRAAVIERFRQGKEKVLVTTNVCARGIDVEQVSVVINFDLPVDKDGNPDNETYLHRIGRTGRFGKRGLAINMVDSKHSMDILNTIQDHFSKKIEKLNTDDLDEIEKIAN, from the exons ATGGCGACTGATTCCTGGGCCTTGGCAGTTGATGAACAAGAAGCTGCCGCTGAATCT aTTGGATCCTTGCAGATTAAAGAGAAACGAGAGTCCGTAAATG GAACAGTGAAACCAGGGGAAGATGGTGACAAAGCtgatgaagaggagaaag AGGACAGGGCAGCTCAGTCATTACTGAATAAACTAATCCGGAGCAATCTTGTGAATACCACCAACCAAGTTGAAGTTCTTCAACGAGATCCCAACTCTCCTTTGTACTCTGTAAAATCATTTGAAGAGCTGCGTCT AAAGCCTCAGTTGCTTCAGGGGGTTTATGCTATGGGCTTCAACAGACCTTCCAAAATTCAAGAGAATGCCTTGCCAATGATGCTTGCTGAACC ACCTCAAAACCTGATTGCCCAATCCCAGTCTGGTACAGGTAAAACAGCAGCCTTTGTGCTAGCCATGCTAAGCCATGTTGACCCAGCTAACAAGTGGACTCAG tgtctctgtgtctcgcCAACTTATGAACTAGCCTTGCAGACCGGCAAAGTCATTGAACAAATGGGACAGTTCTATCCTGAAGTGAAACTTGCTTATGCTATTCGAGGCAataaaa TAGAAAGAGGGCAGAAGATACAGGACCAGATAGTCATTGGTACCCCTGGTACTGTGCTGGACTGGTGCCTAAAACTCAAGTTTATCGACCCAAAGAAGATCAAAGTATTTGTCCTGGATGAAGCAGATGTCATGATTGCGACACAAGGCCACCAAGACCAGAGCATCCGTATCCAGAG AATGCTACCAAAGGATTGCCAAATGCTGCTGTTCTCTGCCACCTTCGAGGAATCTGTCTGGAAGTTTGCAGAAAGGATCGTCCCAGATCCCAACATCATAAAGCTCAAGCGTGAGGAGGAGACCTTAGACACTATTAAGCAGTACTATGTGGTGTGCAGCAATAAGGAGGAGAAGTTCTCTGCCCTCTGCAACATCTACGGGGCCATCACCATCGCACAGGCCATGATCTTTTGCCAC ACCCGTAAGACGGCGAGCTGGCTGTCAGGAGAGCTGTCAAAAGAGGGCCACCAGGTGGCACTCCTCAGCGGAGAGATGACTGTGGAACAAAGGGCTGCGGTCATCGAGCGTTTTAGACAAGGAAAGGAGAAAGTCCTCGTCACAACCAATGTGTGTGCTAGAG GTATTGATGTGGAACAGGTGTCTGTAGTGATCAACTTTGACCTTCCTGTGGACAAAGATGGCAATCCAGACAATGAGACATATTTGCACAGAATTGGACGCACAGGACGATTTGGCAAGAGGGGCCTTGCAATCAACATGGTTGACAGCAAACACAGCATGGACATTCTCAACACAATCCAAGATCACTTCA GTAAGAAGATTGAAAAACTGAACACAGATGATCTTGATGAAATTGAGAAAATCGCCAACTAA
- the ddx19a gene encoding ATP-dependent RNA helicase DDX19A isoform X1: protein MATDSWALAVDEQEAAAESIGSLQIKEKRESVNGTVKPGEDGDKADEEEKEDRAAQSLLNKLIRSNLVNTTNQVEVLQRDPNSPLYSVKSFEELRLKPQLLQGVYAMGFNRPSKIQENALPMMLAEPVYIPSGSRPQNLIAQSQSGTGKTAAFVLAMLSHVDPANKWTQCLCVSPTYELALQTGKVIEQMGQFYPEVKLAYAIRGNKIERGQKIQDQIVIGTPGTVLDWCLKLKFIDPKKIKVFVLDEADVMIATQGHQDQSIRIQRMLPKDCQMLLFSATFEESVWKFAERIVPDPNIIKLKREEETLDTIKQYYVVCSNKEEKFSALCNIYGAITIAQAMIFCHTRKTASWLSGELSKEGHQVALLSGEMTVEQRAAVIERFRQGKEKVLVTTNVCARGIDVEQVSVVINFDLPVDKDGNPDNETYLHRIGRTGRFGKRGLAINMVDSKHSMDILNTIQDHFSKKIEKLNTDDLDEIEKIAN from the exons ATGGCGACTGATTCCTGGGCCTTGGCAGTTGATGAACAAGAAGCTGCCGCTGAATCT aTTGGATCCTTGCAGATTAAAGAGAAACGAGAGTCCGTAAATG GAACAGTGAAACCAGGGGAAGATGGTGACAAAGCtgatgaagaggagaaag AGGACAGGGCAGCTCAGTCATTACTGAATAAACTAATCCGGAGCAATCTTGTGAATACCACCAACCAAGTTGAAGTTCTTCAACGAGATCCCAACTCTCCTTTGTACTCTGTAAAATCATTTGAAGAGCTGCGTCT AAAGCCTCAGTTGCTTCAGGGGGTTTATGCTATGGGCTTCAACAGACCTTCCAAAATTCAAGAGAATGCCTTGCCAATGATGCTTGCTGAACC CGTGTATATTCCCTCTGGTTCCAGACCTCAAAACCTGATTGCCCAATCCCAGTCTGGTACAGGTAAAACAGCAGCCTTTGTGCTAGCCATGCTAAGCCATGTTGACCCAGCTAACAAGTGGACTCAG tgtctctgtgtctcgcCAACTTATGAACTAGCCTTGCAGACCGGCAAAGTCATTGAACAAATGGGACAGTTCTATCCTGAAGTGAAACTTGCTTATGCTATTCGAGGCAataaaa TAGAAAGAGGGCAGAAGATACAGGACCAGATAGTCATTGGTACCCCTGGTACTGTGCTGGACTGGTGCCTAAAACTCAAGTTTATCGACCCAAAGAAGATCAAAGTATTTGTCCTGGATGAAGCAGATGTCATGATTGCGACACAAGGCCACCAAGACCAGAGCATCCGTATCCAGAG AATGCTACCAAAGGATTGCCAAATGCTGCTGTTCTCTGCCACCTTCGAGGAATCTGTCTGGAAGTTTGCAGAAAGGATCGTCCCAGATCCCAACATCATAAAGCTCAAGCGTGAGGAGGAGACCTTAGACACTATTAAGCAGTACTATGTGGTGTGCAGCAATAAGGAGGAGAAGTTCTCTGCCCTCTGCAACATCTACGGGGCCATCACCATCGCACAGGCCATGATCTTTTGCCAC ACCCGTAAGACGGCGAGCTGGCTGTCAGGAGAGCTGTCAAAAGAGGGCCACCAGGTGGCACTCCTCAGCGGAGAGATGACTGTGGAACAAAGGGCTGCGGTCATCGAGCGTTTTAGACAAGGAAAGGAGAAAGTCCTCGTCACAACCAATGTGTGTGCTAGAG GTATTGATGTGGAACAGGTGTCTGTAGTGATCAACTTTGACCTTCCTGTGGACAAAGATGGCAATCCAGACAATGAGACATATTTGCACAGAATTGGACGCACAGGACGATTTGGCAAGAGGGGCCTTGCAATCAACATGGTTGACAGCAAACACAGCATGGACATTCTCAACACAATCCAAGATCACTTCA GTAAGAAGATTGAAAAACTGAACACAGATGATCTTGATGAAATTGAGAAAATCGCCAACTAA